From one Actinomycetota bacterium genomic stretch:
- a CDS encoding Coenzyme F420 hydrogenase/dehydrogenase, beta subunit C-terminal domain, which produces MSKAIDKKSIREIETIVKEGLCLRCGTCVGICPKDVIILSEYYYPYFPDYEICNDCGLCLKVCPGIEVNFPEIAKQTFGEMDYDFYANGFFTKLYVGRTINENILIKATSGGVVTQILDFLLNENIIQGAIVTISDPEKPWKAKPILAKTSKEILESAQSKYSVSPVNSLLKEIENSDEKVAYVGLPCHIHGLKKAISLKRNLKDNIYLIIGLLCSTNITEVATKDMLWASKIKENDVKKIEFRKGEWPGKTEVTLKNGSQKELHHLSHKEGAYVFLAHLYPCARCLYCIDVSSEFADISVGDPWIKDEKGNYKYSGGWSLVIERTDKGKEILSQIKSKDKLILNQIPKTEFIKSNKAVVYTKKKTNLIRIERAKKRGKIVPNYYIKIPNFTTKDILNERFYSLTFIFRKSRFFQRLIIKFLVMRLGLILIYLKRFIHKLVKNNKISYK; this is translated from the coding sequence ATGAGTAAAGCTATAGATAAAAAATCTATTAGAGAAATAGAAACTATTGTAAAAGAGGGGCTTTGCTTAAGATGTGGAACTTGTGTTGGAATTTGTCCAAAGGATGTAATTATTCTGAGTGAATATTATTATCCATATTTTCCTGATTATGAAATCTGTAATGATTGTGGTTTATGTTTAAAAGTGTGTCCAGGAATAGAAGTAAATTTTCCAGAAATTGCTAAACAGACATTTGGTGAAATGGATTATGACTTTTATGCTAATGGTTTTTTTACGAAGCTATATGTCGGTAGGACTATTAATGAAAATATATTAATAAAAGCAACCTCAGGTGGTGTTGTAACCCAAATATTAGATTTTCTTCTAAATGAAAATATAATTCAGGGTGCTATTGTTACTATCTCTGATCCCGAAAAACCCTGGAAAGCGAAACCAATCCTTGCCAAGACGAGTAAAGAAATATTAGAAAGTGCACAATCAAAATATTCTGTTTCACCTGTTAATTCTCTTTTAAAAGAAATAGAAAATTCTGATGAGAAAGTTGCGTATGTTGGTCTCCCCTGCCACATTCATGGTTTAAAAAAGGCTATTTCTTTAAAAAGAAATTTAAAAGATAATATTTATTTAATAATAGGACTACTATGTTCAACGAATATTACAGAAGTAGCCACAAAGGATATGTTATGGGCATCAAAGATAAAAGAAAATGATGTGAAGAAGATAGAATTTAGAAAAGGAGAGTGGCCTGGGAAAACAGAAGTTACATTAAAAAATGGAAGTCAGAAAGAATTACATCATCTTTCACATAAAGAAGGAGCTTATGTATTCCTTGCTCATCTATATCCCTGTGCTCGATGTTTATACTGCATAGATGTATCAAGTGAATTTGCAGATATATCTGTTGGTGATCCATGGATAAAAGATGAAAAAGGAAATTACAAATATAGTGGTGGATGGTCTCTTGTTATTGAAAGAACTGATAAAGGTAAAGAAATTCTTTCACAGATAAAAAGTAAAGATAAATTAATATTAAATCAAATTCCAAAAACAGAGTTTATTAAATCTAATAAAGCAGTTGTTTATACAAAAAAGAAGACTAATTTAATAAGGATTGAAAGAGCTAAAAAAAGAGGTAAAATAGTTCCAAATTATTATATAAAAATACCAAATTTTACTACCAAAGATATACTAAATGAAAGATTTTATTCGCTTACTTTTATATTTAGAAAAAGTAGGTTTTTTCAAAGATTAATAATTAAATTTTTAGTTATGAGGTTAGGGCTAATTTTAATATATTTAAAGAGATTTATTCACAAATTAGTAAAAAATAATAAGATTTCTTATAAATAA
- a CDS encoding flippase-like domain-containing protein codes for MIDKNKINRKRIINSLKLVVSLILLTYFIVSIIAPEWPTIIDSFKDINYFYLLIVIFITFPLILVSCLKWQILLKSKNLNISLSRLTGLYLVGYFFNNIIPIGFLGGDFIRIYETAKQTKNTPDSFAAVFMERIMGIIALIMFAIFSIFLKFQLFLKNPTVLLIIICIITALIIFIWMIFNPKILNFIKNIIKINLFKKIFTKLDEWTTAINKYKYEKRALFYSFIYSIIYNLLAILNVYFSFLTFNYKPNFLDVFIIVPIILLIVLSAPITSAGLGLFENAIVYLFSLVGVLSSISALVALLLRAKVILLGLIGGIIYFFIRSDKEKNFINKNKK; via the coding sequence ATGATTGATAAAAACAAGATAAACAGAAAAAGAATAATTAACTCACTTAAGTTAGTAGTTAGTTTGATACTTTTGACATATTTTATTGTATCTATTATTGCACCTGAATGGCCAACAATAATAGATTCTTTTAAAGATATTAACTACTTCTATCTTTTAATAGTAATTTTTATAACTTTTCCACTGATTTTAGTTAGCTGTCTTAAATGGCAGATATTACTGAAAAGCAAGAATCTAAATATTTCACTTTCCAGATTGACAGGGTTATATTTGGTAGGATATTTTTTCAATAATATAATACCTATTGGTTTTTTAGGAGGAGATTTTATTAGAATCTATGAAACTGCAAAGCAAACAAAAAATACACCAGATTCTTTTGCAGCAGTATTTATGGAAAGAATTATGGGAATAATTGCTTTAATAATGTTTGCAATCTTCTCAATATTTCTAAAATTTCAGCTTTTTTTAAAAAATCCAACAGTCCTTTTAATTATTATTTGTATAATTACAGCTTTAATTATTTTTATATGGATGATTTTTAATCCAAAAATATTAAATTTTATTAAGAATATTATAAAAATCAATCTCTTTAAAAAAATATTTACAAAGCTTGATGAATGGACAACTGCAATAAATAAATATAAATATGAAAAAAGAGCACTTTTTTACTCCTTTATTTACTCAATTATATATAACCTTTTAGCTATACTTAATGTTTATTTCTCATTTTTAACCTTCAACTATAAACCAAATTTTTTAGATGTTTTTATAATAGTTCCAATAATTCTATTAATTGTACTGTCTGCTCCTATAACATCTGCAGGATTGGGTTTATTTGAAAATGCAATTGTATATTTGTTCTCTTTAGTGGGGGTTTTGAGTTCTATTTCAGCATTAGTAGCGTTATTATTAAGAGCAAAAGTAATATTATTAGGGTTAATTGGTGGTATAATCTATTTTTTTATAAGAAGTGATAAGGAAAAAAATTTTATAAACAAAAATAAAAAATAA
- a CDS encoding DUF5050 domain-containing protein, translating to MEKIINFIRILKKIFLTIVIGLAILIFTITNVSCRGCIGIHIGTEEETEKQTEEEPTTTQITEEPTEESTEEPTEPTVKPVKYGEKWIVFTSDMNGDEDLYRIKLDGTGLDLLMANEQDDRYPAPSSDGKLIAYSLEVNGHWDIFIMNPDGTDKKQLTTHSADDAYPSWSSDGNYIFFQSNRDGNWEIYRMNSDGSNEKRLTFNAAVNDWHVTAHPFFDEIIYESGPTGREDIYVMDYEGQNSRKISQDNRRKRMPVISPNADIIAFVSYEGGGDDKHREIFTMTYYGEGIKDITKNANREDSHPWFSPDGKLIVYHTEDGRGNYSIMIMNPDGTNKRVIFTSSDKNWGPAFLYEIIED from the coding sequence ATGGAAAAAATTATAAATTTTATTAGAATTCTTAAGAAAATATTTTTAACCATTGTTATAGGTTTAGCAATTTTAATATTTACTATAACAAATGTTTCTTGTCGTGGATGTATTGGGATACATATTGGTACTGAAGAAGAAACAGAAAAGCAAACAGAGGAAGAACCAACAACTACTCAAATTACAGAAGAACCTACAGAGGAATCTACTGAAGAACCTACAGAACCCACAGTAAAACCTGTTAAATATGGAGAAAAATGGATAGTTTTTACATCAGATATGAATGGGGATGAGGATTTATATAGAATCAAACTTGATGGGACAGGACTGGATTTACTCATGGCCAATGAACAGGATGATAGATATCCAGCTCCGTCATCAGATGGAAAATTAATAGCTTATTCTTTAGAAGTAAATGGACATTGGGATATATTCATTATGAATCCTGATGGAACAGATAAAAAACAGCTAACAACTCACTCTGCAGATGATGCTTATCCTTCTTGGTCATCTGATGGAAATTACATATTTTTTCAATCAAATAGAGATGGAAACTGGGAAATTTACAGAATGAATTCAGATGGAAGTAACGAAAAAAGATTAACTTTTAACGCAGCAGTTAATGATTGGCATGTAACTGCTCATCCATTTTTTGATGAAATTATATATGAATCAGGTCCTACCGGAAGAGAGGATATTTATGTTATGGATTATGAAGGTCAAAATAGTAGGAAAATTTCACAAGATAATAGAAGAAAAAGGATGCCGGTTATTTCCCCAAATGCGGATATTATAGCATTTGTTTCTTATGAAGGGGGAGGCGATGATAAGCATAGAGAAATATTTACTATGACTTACTATGGAGAAGGAATAAAAGATATTACTAAAAATGCAAATAGGGAGGATTCACACCCATGGTTTTCACCTGATGGTAAATTAATTGTTTATCATACAGAGGATGGAAGAGGAAACTACTCTATTATGATTATGAATCCCGATGGTACTAATAAAAGGGTTATTTTTACATCAAGTGATAAAAATTGGGGTCCAGCATTTCTTTATGAAATAATAGAAGACTAA
- a CDS encoding flippase-like domain-containing protein, with protein sequence MEDIKEENKNKVNIKKEVKNKINFKKILFRFIELVLAFLILIILFKFAGVTFQDIINSFSNIYLKSLLISFSISALSVFVRAIRWKLLIGPQSPIISNLFLFTWARAFLEETVPARLGALSHIYFLNRRFRFPIEVGLSTMIVAMFFDFITITPLIILSLLLVGINIPFLPANIVLIVVVITIILIIVLLNLTKIINLGLTFYNWIVKKIGIGEKKFVKKIGEKLNLTNESIVEIRSQGVYIYVFLITLVIRVLKFTAYYFLLHSVVAFHGYAYKDLNFLKVFLSTSAAEFSALLPTHTFMGFGTYEVAFAYPLILLKVFNEKVAALAAFSFHTISLIYTIVLGLSCLIIMMAPIYFGTKNKDDVKI encoded by the coding sequence ATGGAAGATATAAAAGAAGAGAATAAAAACAAAGTAAATATAAAAAAAGAAGTTAAAAATAAAATAAATTTTAAAAAAATATTATTTAGATTTATTGAGCTCGTTTTAGCATTTCTGATACTAATAATTCTTTTCAAATTTGCTGGTGTTACATTTCAAGACATAATTAATTCTTTTTCAAATATTTATCTCAAAAGTCTTTTAATTTCTTTTTCAATATCTGCTTTAAGTGTCTTTGTAAGAGCTATTCGTTGGAAATTGTTAATTGGACCTCAAAGTCCCATTATTTCTAATTTATTTCTTTTTACTTGGGCTCGAGCTTTTCTTGAGGAGACTGTTCCAGCAAGGTTGGGAGCACTATCTCACATTTATTTCTTAAACAGGAGATTTAGATTTCCTATAGAAGTTGGACTGTCAACAATGATTGTTGCGATGTTTTTTGATTTTATAACGATTACACCTCTTATTATTTTGTCACTACTATTAGTTGGAATTAATATTCCATTTCTACCCGCAAATATAGTGCTTATTGTGGTAGTTATTACTATTATTTTAATAATCGTTCTTTTAAATTTAACAAAAATAATAAATTTAGGTTTGACCTTTTACAATTGGATAGTTAAAAAGATTGGAATTGGTGAGAAAAAGTTTGTAAAGAAAATAGGAGAGAAACTAAATCTAACAAATGAAAGTATTGTGGAGATAAGAAGTCAAGGAGTGTATATATATGTTTTTTTAATAACATTAGTAATAAGAGTATTAAAATTTACAGCATACTATTTTTTATTACATAGTGTTGTTGCATTTCATGGTTATGCATATAAAGACCTTAATTTTTTAAAAGTTTTTTTAAGCACTTCAGCTGCGGAGTTCTCTGCACTACTTCCTACTCATACATTTATGGGTTTTGGAACATATGAAGTTGCATTTGCTTATCCACTAATTTTACTAAAGGTATTCAATGAAAAAGTGGCAGCATTGGCTGCTTTTAGTTTCCATACTATTTCATTAATTTATACAATAGTTTTAGGTCTTAGCTGTTTAATTATAATGATGGCACCAATCTATTTTGGAACTAAGAATAAGGATGATGTGAAAATATAA
- a CDS encoding NAD-dependent epimerase/dehydratase family protein, whose amino-acid sequence TKLEGEKLAFNFFKEKGFPVSVIRPCAIYGPGDMRLLKMFKAIAKKRFIMLGSGETLYHMVYVTDLAEGFRLAADKEEAIGKAFLIGGEEYVSLNKLVEMIAKEVGVSAPKIHFPVWPVELLGTIVEKVCIPLKIEPPIYKRRVLFFTKDRAFDISKAKNILGYRPKVDLKTGIKQTVKWYQDNGYL is encoded by the coding sequence AACTAAATTAGAAGGAGAAAAGTTAGCTTTTAATTTTTTTAAAGAAAAAGGTTTTCCAGTTTCAGTTATAAGACCATGTGCAATTTATGGACCAGGAGATATGAGGTTACTCAAGATGTTTAAAGCAATAGCTAAAAAAAGATTTATAATGTTAGGTTCTGGTGAAACTTTATATCATATGGTTTATGTTACTGATTTGGCAGAAGGTTTTAGATTGGCTGCAGATAAAGAAGAAGCTATAGGTAAGGCATTTTTAATTGGTGGGGAAGAGTATGTAAGTTTAAACAAACTTGTAGAAATGATTGCTAAAGAGGTAGGCGTTAGTGCACCAAAAATTCATTTTCCAGTATGGCCAGTTGAATTACTAGGAACAATTGTGGAAAAAGTATGTATTCCGTTAAAGATAGAACCCCCAATTTATAAAAGAAGAGTTCTATTTTTTACAAAAGATAGAGCCTTTGATATATCAAAGGCTAAAAACATTTTAGGATATAGACCAAAAGTGGATTTAAAAACTGGAATTAAACAAACAGTTAAATGGTATCAAGATAATGGTTATTTATAA
- a CDS encoding acyltransferase yields the protein MNNLKKYKDLFIGNEDLFYLIKYEIITTLFDQIPSALGLFLRKTFYPTLFKRVGKGTIFGKNLILRHPHKIEIGKNVIVSDHIILDAQGKEDSKIRIDDNCFISNFSIISARNGQIGIGKNTIIGSHCRIATFQRIEIGQNVLIAAKNYIGGGNYKFERTDIPIAQQGFDLRGGVKIGDNSWIGAGSTILDGTKIGRDSIIAAGSVVTEDVPEYTIYGGTPAKLIRNRK from the coding sequence ATGAACAATCTTAAAAAATACAAGGATTTATTTATTGGAAATGAAGATCTTTTTTATCTAATTAAATATGAAATTATCACTACTTTATTTGACCAAATTCCAAGTGCATTAGGACTTTTTTTAAGAAAAACCTTTTATCCGACACTTTTCAAAAGAGTTGGAAAAGGTACAATTTTTGGTAAGAATCTAATTTTAAGACATCCCCATAAAATTGAAATAGGAAAAAATGTGATTGTAAGTGATCATATTATTTTAGATGCTCAAGGTAAAGAAGACTCAAAAATAAGAATTGATGATAATTGTTTTATCTCTAATTTCTCCATAATTTCTGCAAGAAATGGCCAAATTGGGATTGGAAAAAATACAATAATTGGAAGTCATTGCAGAATTGCCACTTTTCAAAGGATAGAAATAGGACAAAATGTCTTAATTGCAGCTAAGAATTATATTGGGGGTGGAAACTATAAATTTGAAAGAACTGATATTCCAATTGCTCAACAAGGATTTGATTTAAGAGGTGGAGTTAAAATTGGAGATAATTCATGGATAGGAGCTGGATCAACTATTTTAGATGGAACAAAAATTGGGAGAGATTCAATTATAGCTGCTGGTTCAGTAGTAACAGAAGATGTACCAGAATACACTATTTATGGAGGAACACCAGCCAAATTAATAAGAAATAGAAAATAG
- a CDS encoding polysaccharide pyruvyl transferase family protein: MKENSNLDKKTKSITLLGSSSGRNAGDAALLNSIMSDLKELDPDLRFEIPTINPSFITKSFSKYNAKPISMLPWHFSIKMLGFPTFLSVARTDMIIIFDAILFDRALYNPLFNFLSTLYFLIPFAKRKGKKIVYYNVGVGPITTTIGKKMLKKISEMTDLITVRDSQSIQILKSLKIPESKIFLTADAALNNTPCTKGRTKKILSLEKIRRDRPFLGFNINAYVDTWVETGREPINIESFLRDIASVLDKVIEDLNVNVIFFATQHMDIPIISRVINLIRNKERVNLITNKRYSSQEIMGLLGEIELFIGMRLHSLILASAMHTPILGLVYQDKVRNYLRELNLEEQRLEFSNFNVENLFNITKKSWYEREKIKKHLSKQIEELKKKAKETPKMVIDLLYKN; the protein is encoded by the coding sequence ATGAAAGAAAATTCAAATTTAGATAAAAAGACAAAAAGCATAACACTTCTCGGTTCTTCCTCTGGAAGAAATGCTGGAGACGCTGCACTCCTGAACTCAATAATGTCAGATTTAAAGGAACTTGATCCAGATTTAAGATTTGAAATACCTACTATTAATCCATCATTTATTACGAAAAGCTTTAGTAAATATAATGCTAAACCGATTTCCATGCTCCCCTGGCATTTTAGTATAAAGATGCTTGGGTTTCCCACTTTTCTTTCTGTTGCAAGAACTGACATGATAATTATTTTTGATGCGATACTTTTTGATAGAGCTCTTTATAACCCACTATTTAATTTTCTCTCAACTTTATATTTTCTTATTCCATTTGCTAAAAGAAAGGGGAAAAAAATTGTTTATTACAATGTAGGAGTGGGACCAATTACTACTACTATTGGTAAGAAAATGTTAAAAAAGATATCTGAAATGACAGACTTAATAACTGTCAGAGACAGCCAATCTATTCAGATTCTAAAGAGTTTAAAAATACCAGAATCTAAGATATTTCTAACTGCAGATGCTGCATTAAATAATACTCCTTGTACAAAAGGTCGTACTAAAAAAATATTGTCATTAGAAAAAATTAGGAGAGATAGACCATTTCTCGGATTTAATATAAATGCTTATGTTGATACTTGGGTTGAAACTGGAAGAGAACCTATTAATATTGAAAGTTTTTTAAGAGATATTGCATCAGTTTTAGATAAAGTCATAGAGGATTTAAATGTTAATGTAATATTTTTTGCAACTCAACATATGGATATCCCAATTATCTCAAGAGTTATAAATCTTATTAGAAATAAAGAAAGAGTTAATTTAATAACTAATAAGAGATATTCCAGTCAGGAGATAATGGGACTTCTCGGAGAAATTGAGCTTTTTATTGGCATGAGACTTCATTCACTTATTTTAGCAAGTGCTATGCATACACCTATTTTGGGTTTGGTTTATCAAGATAAAGTCAGAAATTATTTAAGAGAACTTAACTTAGAAGAACAAAGGCTCGAATTCTCAAATTTTAATGTTGAGAATCTTTTCAATATTACTAAAAAATCATGGTATGAAAGAGAAAAAATAAAAAAACATCTTTCAAAACAAATAGAGGAACTTAAGAAGAAAGCAAAAGAAACACCAAAGATGGTTATTGATTTACTTTATAAAAATTAA